In the Helianthus annuus cultivar XRQ/B chromosome 11, HanXRQr2.0-SUNRISE, whole genome shotgun sequence genome, one interval contains:
- the LOC110867706 gene encoding protein WHAT'S THIS FACTOR 9, mitochondrial, with protein sequence MALFTRSAILNDHLYRRFYLHPFRTFVDARVKWVRDAYLDFAVEKEKNLKQIISLKNLIISQPSKTIPLSTASVYKTTFNLPTTAINFFQKYPSVFEIFQPSKPSSLPHVKLTPQALTVHNEESKILNSTRYRKDVAQRLTKLLMLTRAGRLPLNIIDLLRFDLGLPHDFILTLLPEFPDYFQICNMVDNDSNVFGLELVTWRDNLATSVLQKRSMDENSGIRRENPIKFSINLPKGFDLEKKVRIWMHEWQNLPYISPYEDAFFLSPNSDQAEKYTVAVLHELMHLLVSKKTEKENLLVLGDYLGFGPRFKKALVHHPGIFYVSNKIRTQTVVLREAYKKDLLAERHLLMGMRYRYLHLMNRKVRVKRLYGVRVNGSHKRVSSVKGG encoded by the coding sequence ATGGCACTATTTACCCGATCCGCCATCCTGAACGACCACCTTTACCGTCGTTTTTACCTGCATCCCTTTCGCACCTTTGTTGATGCCAGAGTTAAATGGGTCCGAGATGCATACCTTGATTTTGCAGTCGAAAAAgaaaaaaacctaaaacaaatTATCTCTCTAAAAAACTTAATCATCTCTCAACCCTCTAAAACCATACCCCTTTCAACCGCATCCGTTTACAAAACCACTTTTAATCTCCCGACCACTGCTATTAACTTCTTCCAAAAATACCCTTCGGTGTTTGAAATCTTCCAACCCTCCAAACCATCTTCCCTCCCTCACGTCAAACTGACCCCTCAAGCCCTCACCGTTCACAACGAAGAATCCAAGATTCTTAACTCGACCCGTTACCGGAAAGATGTGGCTCAGAGATTAACAAAACTGTTAATGCTCACACGAGCGGGAAGACTTCCGTTAAACATTATTGATCTATTACGTTTCGATCTTGGTCTGCCACATGATTTTATTCTCACGTTACTTCCTGAATTTCCAGACTATTTTCAAATTTGTAACATGGTTGACAACGATTCAAACGTGTTTGGTCTAGAATTGGTCACGTGGCGAGATAATCTCGCAACGTCAGTGTTGCAGAAAAGATCAATGGATGAGAACAGCGGGATTAGACGGGAAAATCCGATTAAATTTTCTATTAATTTACCGAAAGGTTTTGATTTGGAAAAGAAAGTAAGAATCTGGATGCATGAATGGCAGAATTTGCCGTACATATCACCGTATGAAGATGCATTTTTTCTATCACCCAACAGTGATCAAGCCGAGAAGTACACAGTGGCTGTTTTACACGAATTGATGCATCTTCTCGTATCGAAAAAGACCGAAAAGGAAAATTTGTTGGTTTTAGGGGATTATTTGGGATTCGGGCCACGGTTTAAAAAGGCTTTGGTGCACCATCCTGGAATCTTTTACGTTTCGAACAAGATCAGGACACAAACTGTGGTTTTGAGGGAGGCGTATAAGAAGGATCTATTGGCTGAGAGGCATTTGTTAATGGGGATGCGGTATCGTTATCTTCATCTTATGAACCGGAAAGTGAGAGTGAAGAGATTATATGGGGTTCGAGTTAATGGCAGTCATAAGCGCGTGAGTTCTGTTAAAGGAGGTTAA